DNA from Eucalyptus grandis isolate ANBG69807.140 chromosome 5, ASM1654582v1, whole genome shotgun sequence:
GTTTCACTCTCCCTCGCTCGTTTTTCCATTGAACCTAGACTTCACCTACTTTGAATAAATTGCCACTtatcaaaggaaagaaagaaaagctataCCTCTTACTGGGGATTGTTGTTGATTTTGCAGCGTGTAACGTCGATTGCCAGTGAATTCACTACCAACCATCCACAGACCAAACTTACGAAGAAACACCTCATTCAACGTCTCTCGAACAAATCCACGGACGCATTCTTCGAGTTCCCGCGCAATTGCAGCACCGCAAAAATCGAATTCAAAATCGAGCTGATCTATAGCAATCTGAATGAAGCCCAGAACCTCAGGAGAGAATCGTTCAACCCAAGCTGCTGCTTCATCAGTTTCCATGGCTTCGGTCGGCGGTGGTAGTCCGTTGCCTCCGCTCGCCGGtctccgccgccgtcgccggcgatTCGCTAGGGACTGTTTCAGGAAGACTTACTTCTTCTGTTCGTCGATTCCGTTGACAGGTGGGGGTCTTGAATTCGCGAGCTCGGCGGCGTCGGATGGAAGATGATGATCGGTCGCGATGCTGAAAGTGGCGTCGGTGGAGAAAATGAGGATTtagcaaaacaaagaaaagagacaaagagaagagaagagaagagaacgaGAAGAGcccacaaaataaaataaaatgagggAGGTTGCTTACCAACGAATTGCTTCCTAAGCAAGTTTCTCGATCATTCTCTCGCTCCATCGGTCAAACTGGCAGTCAACAGTCATGATTCGCTTGCTCTGAGTAGAATGGATCACGGCTTCTTTTCGGTACTGACGGATTATATTTCGCAATTCTCCTTTGATAATCTTGCAAGTGTTTCTGTCTATTTGTTTCGATGGAACCATCTTCGTACATAAATAAACTCTTGATCCCCGAATATGTTGATTTACGATCAATCTCGTAGAGTAAAGCTGGATGGATTAGCTGATTATCTTGAAACATAACTTTTAGGTTGTCCTCTAGTTGCTCACATAATATTCGAAATCCCCACTTTTTCACGTATTTACCGGATACTTTGTGA
Protein-coding regions in this window:
- the LOC104446632 gene encoding uncharacterized protein LOC104446632, encoding METDEAAAWVERFSPEVLGFIQIAIDQLDFEFDFCGAAIARELEECVRGFVRETLNEVFLRKFGLWMVGSEFTGNRRYTLQNQQQSPVREFPQGA